Proteins from one Pagrus major chromosome 1, Pma_NU_1.0 genomic window:
- the LOC141006544 gene encoding ribosomal RNA processing protein 36 homolog — protein sequence MKGDEEQRQQPAASKKKHMVASSSDDEDSDVEKNFALLTGRGGGGGGGGAEEADQHHEGEEEEELSDDEEEESGGGGEEEEEEGSDAGEEESDGEEEEEEEEEEDEDSEASVSDGGDDGGDEEPEEAGCSSEIQTREDIKKELSNMSFEDILKLQNKVGTKVYNEVAYGGDKSQKSGKKKRLNKNRPMEISAKRPAPFLRQVVSVRKPMFRDPRFDDLSGEYKPEIFEKTFKFINDIKHREKEIVQKQLRKTKNNHKRTEKLQFLLKRMENQERARTSREQQRERELHFKRLQRERANQGARPFFLKNSEKKKLQLAEKYQELKKSGKLENFLSKKRKRNAGKDRRKLPKQAV from the exons ATGAAGGGAGACGAGGAGCAGCGACAGCAGCCGGCGGCCTCCAAGAAGAAACACATGGTGGCGAGCAGCAGTGACGATGAAGATTCTGATGTGGAGAAGAACTTCGCCCTGCTcactgggagaggaggaggaggaggaggaggaggagctgaggaggcaGACCAGCACCatgagggggaggaagaggaggaattaagtgatgatgaagaagaagagtctggtggtggtggtgaagaggaggaggaggagggatcaGATGCTGGTGAAGAAGAGTCTGatggtgaagaagaagaagaggaggaggaggaagaagatgaagacagTGAAGCCTCAGTTtctgatggtggtgatgatggtggtgatgaagaGCCAGAGGAGGCGGGATGCAGCAGTGAGATCCAGACCAGAGAAGACATTAAAAAGG aGCTGTCCAACATGTCCTTTGAGGACATTTTGAAGCTGCAGAACAAAGTAGGAACCAAAGTTTACAACGAGGTCGCCTACGGCGGCGACAAGAGCCAGAAGTCCGGCAAAAAGAAACGACTGAACAAGAACAG gccGATGGAGATTTCAGCCAAGAGACCAGCTCCGTTCCTGCGACAGGTCGTCTCCGTCAGGAAGCCA atGTTCAGAGATCCTCGATTCGACGACCTGTCCGGAGAATACAAGCCGGAGATTTTTGAGAAGACGTTTAAATTCATCAACGAcatcaaacacagagagaaggag ATCGTCCAGAAGCAGCTGCGCAAGACCAAGAACAACCACAAGAGGACGGAGAAACTGCAGTTCCTCCTGAAGAGGATG GAGAACCAGGAGCGAGCGAGGACGAGccgagagcagcagagagagagagagctgcactTCAAGAGGCTGCAGAGGGAACGAGCCAATCAGGGCGCACGACCCTTCTTCCTCAAGAACT CcgagaagaagaagctgcagtTGGCTGAGAAATACCAGGAGCTGAAGAAGAGCGGCAAGCTGGAGAACTTCCTgagcaagaagaggaagaggaacgCCGGGAAGGACCGCAGGAAGCTGCCCAAACAGgctgtgtga